The following proteins are encoded in a genomic region of Syntrophorhabdales bacterium:
- the fdhF gene encoding formate dehydrogenase subunit alpha gives MDYKSVLTTCGYCGCGCGIYLEVIDGQVVGAMPCKTDQVSRGSLCVKGWNINEFIQSKDRLSKPLLKSDGQFNEVTWDKALQVTADTLKKIRDEHGPDSIGFLCSAKCTNEENYLFQKLARAVFGTNNVDHCARLUHSSTVAGLAAAFGSGAMTNTIDEIEGAKCIFVIGSNTTEAHPLIGTRILKAKEKGARLIVADPMKIHLAAHADIHVRQNLGTDVALINGIMNVILAEGWHNAAFVEERTEGFEEFKKAVEGYTPEKVEKITGVSAQDVRRIAEAYARSESSMIFYAMGITQHTTGVDNVKSLANLALLCGQIGRESTGVNPLRGQNNVQGACDVGGLPNVYTGYQAVTDARSAEKFGKAWNAKLSTQNGLTLTDMLKGALEGKIKAMYILGENPMVSDPDIQHVSEALKALDFLVVQDIFMTESARLANVVLPGVSFAEKDGTFTNTERKVKRVRKAIEPLGDSRQDWEIITELSSRLGYEMKYADPSRIMEEIAEITPSYGGIHYDRIDQDGLHWPCLNREHAGTPYLHKNQFTRGKGLFHAVGYLPPAELPDKEYPYMLTTGRTYVHYHTGTMSRRSPSLHQEMEEGYVEINPQEAKRLKISQGEWIKIRSRRGEIEIKADLSERVERTTVYIPFHFAESAANVLTNPALDPVAKIPEYKVCAVSIEKRA, from the coding sequence ATGGACTACAAATCAGTTCTCACAACCTGCGGTTATTGCGGCTGCGGCTGCGGAATATACCTGGAAGTTATTGACGGGCAGGTGGTTGGGGCCATGCCCTGCAAGACCGATCAGGTTAGCCGGGGCAGCCTCTGCGTGAAAGGGTGGAACATCAACGAATTCATCCAGAGCAAGGATCGGCTCTCCAAACCGCTGCTGAAGAGCGATGGTCAATTCAACGAGGTAACGTGGGATAAGGCACTGCAGGTGACCGCGGATACGCTCAAGAAAATCAGGGATGAACATGGACCGGACAGTATCGGGTTCCTCTGTTCCGCCAAGTGCACCAACGAGGAGAATTACCTCTTTCAGAAACTGGCACGGGCAGTCTTCGGCACTAACAACGTCGATCACTGCGCTCGTCTCTGACACTCCTCAACGGTGGCCGGTCTGGCCGCCGCTTTCGGAAGTGGGGCGATGACCAACACTATTGACGAAATCGAAGGAGCCAAGTGCATCTTCGTCATCGGCTCCAACACGACGGAGGCCCACCCTCTCATAGGCACGCGCATTCTCAAGGCGAAAGAGAAAGGAGCCAGGCTCATTGTTGCAGACCCCATGAAGATTCACCTGGCGGCGCATGCCGACATTCACGTCCGTCAGAATCTGGGAACCGATGTGGCGCTCATCAACGGCATTATGAATGTCATCCTTGCAGAAGGATGGCACAACGCTGCTTTTGTCGAAGAGCGCACAGAAGGCTTTGAGGAATTTAAAAAGGCAGTAGAAGGATACACGCCGGAAAAGGTAGAAAAGATCACCGGCGTAAGCGCACAGGACGTGAGGCGGATAGCAGAAGCGTACGCGCGTTCAGAATCCTCGATGATCTTCTACGCCATGGGCATTACCCAGCACACAACAGGCGTTGATAATGTTAAGTCTCTGGCCAATCTCGCCCTGCTCTGCGGCCAGATCGGTCGCGAAAGCACGGGCGTGAACCCGCTGCGTGGTCAAAACAACGTTCAGGGAGCCTGCGACGTGGGTGGCCTGCCCAATGTATATACCGGCTATCAAGCGGTTACTGACGCAAGGAGCGCCGAGAAATTCGGAAAAGCCTGGAACGCCAAGCTCTCCACGCAAAATGGACTGACATTAACAGACATGTTAAAAGGAGCTTTGGAAGGCAAAATCAAGGCAATGTATATCCTCGGAGAAAACCCGATGGTAAGCGATCCCGATATCCAGCACGTGAGCGAAGCCCTGAAGGCGCTCGACTTCCTCGTGGTCCAGGATATTTTCATGACAGAGAGCGCCCGCCTTGCGAACGTGGTTCTTCCGGGAGTGAGCTTTGCTGAAAAGGATGGCACGTTCACCAACACCGAACGGAAAGTCAAACGGGTAAGAAAGGCCATCGAACCCCTGGGGGATTCGCGGCAGGATTGGGAGATTATCACCGAACTGTCGTCCCGGTTAGGTTATGAAATGAAGTATGCGGATCCTTCCCGGATAATGGAGGAGATTGCAGAGATCACTCCAAGCTACGGCGGTATCCACTATGATCGGATAGATCAGGATGGATTGCACTGGCCGTGCCTCAATCGCGAGCACGCTGGAACACCTTACCTGCATAAGAATCAGTTTACCCGCGGAAAGGGATTATTTCACGCTGTCGGCTACCTGCCGCCTGCAGAACTGCCGGACAAAGAGTATCCCTACATGTTGACTACGGGAAGAACGTACGTCCATTATCATACAGGCACCATGAGTCGCCGCTCACCTTCGCTCCATCAGGAAATGGAAGAAGGATACGTGGAAATCAATCCTCAAGAGGCAAAGAGGTTGAAGATCTCTCAGGGAGAGTGGATAAAGATCCGTTCCAGAAGGGGTGAAATCGAAATAAAGGCAGACCTCAGCGAACGGGTGGAGAGAACTACTGTCTACATACCGTTCCACTTTGCTGAGAGCGCTGCGAACGTATTGACCAACCCGGCACTGGATCCTGTAGCCAAGATCCCCGAGTATAAGGTGTGCGCCGTCAGTATTGAAAAGAGGGCATAG
- a CDS encoding aldehyde ferredoxin oxidoreductase N-terminal domain-containing protein, which produces MRYAETGFNLEIDLSTGNIERVETDPRLTELHLGGLGTSTKILWDRVPPEKEPFAPENPLIFSTGLLCGTPATGANRTIVSALSPQTLLMGYSMMGGFFAPELKYAGYDKIIFRGKSPELVYIWIQNDKVEIRDASHLKGIGAVQTAEMIKEELKDPNIQVAAIGLAGENRVFTASIEQGRSSASRLGLGAVMGDKGIKAIAVRGTKDINLARPAEFIQLCNEVLKYIKFRNENPVPNVMTILQGLGSPQEMLHFDEKWHTENFMWGNARTRRKDFWNQEVEKKWRDTQELVRTRLISCYNCPMKCGAIISVPGISTYMMKCFSKLTYTMAAYSDLDFGFRIAQRATEYGVDGFSTPQIMAFAFELKEAGILSDADFEGCPSDNEGKFYWLLDRIVRREGIGDILADGTHWAAQKIGKGAEEYAHNNIKKHEQLPLKLGMLNPVYFLMYATGEKINITQIEGQFPQAPFMTMEERQEFISDWIQVPDDKFKQIVLDWEPRGERSNPYFPTVDMSVDIVDWQEMMHYIDDALGVCAGLSSFPLKPPYHIHNYPKLISAATGIDMDEEGLKQVYRRNRSFLRAFNVRKGLRRADEKPPEDHWKKRFPELEEKLLDAYYKFKGWNSDGIPTKETLENLDLGYVAEDLEKRGIIKNGQD; this is translated from the coding sequence ATGAGGTATGCAGAGACAGGATTTAACCTGGAAATAGACCTTTCAACGGGAAACATTGAACGGGTGGAAACAGACCCGAGGCTGACCGAGCTTCACCTCGGAGGATTGGGCACCAGCACCAAGATTCTCTGGGACAGGGTTCCCCCTGAAAAGGAACCGTTTGCTCCGGAGAACCCGCTCATCTTCAGCACCGGCCTTCTGTGCGGCACGCCTGCAACCGGCGCTAATCGCACAATAGTTTCAGCCCTTTCTCCCCAAACGCTGTTGATGGGCTATTCAATGATGGGCGGATTCTTCGCTCCGGAACTGAAGTACGCCGGGTACGACAAGATAATCTTCCGTGGAAAATCCCCGGAGCTGGTCTACATATGGATACAGAACGACAAGGTGGAAATCCGGGATGCCTCTCATTTAAAGGGCATAGGTGCAGTTCAAACTGCGGAGATGATCAAAGAGGAACTGAAGGATCCCAACATCCAGGTGGCGGCCATCGGGCTGGCCGGTGAAAACCGAGTCTTCACCGCCTCTATCGAGCAGGGCCGTTCCAGCGCGAGCCGCCTCGGCCTGGGCGCAGTCATGGGAGACAAAGGAATAAAGGCCATCGCGGTCCGCGGCACAAAAGACATTAACCTGGCGCGACCGGCAGAATTCATTCAGCTGTGTAACGAGGTGCTTAAGTACATCAAGTTCAGAAATGAGAACCCGGTCCCCAATGTTATGACGATTCTGCAGGGCCTTGGTTCACCTCAGGAGATGCTCCACTTTGATGAGAAGTGGCACACTGAGAACTTTATGTGGGGAAACGCCCGCACGAGGAGAAAGGACTTCTGGAATCAGGAAGTCGAAAAGAAATGGAGAGACACTCAGGAACTGGTACGGACAAGATTGATAAGCTGCTACAACTGCCCCATGAAATGCGGCGCCATCATTTCCGTTCCTGGAATCTCGACCTACATGATGAAATGCTTCTCCAAGCTCACGTATACCATGGCAGCTTACTCCGATCTGGATTTCGGCTTCAGGATCGCTCAGCGCGCGACTGAGTATGGTGTGGACGGCTTCTCCACGCCGCAGATCATGGCCTTCGCCTTTGAGTTGAAGGAGGCCGGCATTCTGAGTGATGCTGACTTTGAAGGATGCCCGTCAGACAACGAAGGAAAATTCTACTGGTTACTCGACCGCATCGTGCGCCGCGAAGGCATAGGCGACATCCTGGCTGACGGTACGCACTGGGCAGCCCAGAAGATCGGCAAAGGCGCGGAGGAGTATGCGCACAACAACATCAAAAAACATGAGCAGCTGCCCCTCAAGCTCGGCATGCTTAACCCGGTCTACTTCCTCATGTACGCCACGGGCGAGAAGATAAACATCACACAGATCGAAGGCCAGTTCCCGCAAGCGCCCTTCATGACCATGGAGGAGCGGCAGGAATTCATAAGCGACTGGATCCAGGTTCCGGATGACAAGTTCAAGCAGATCGTCCTTGACTGGGAGCCCAGAGGAGAGCGCTCCAACCCCTATTTCCCGACCGTTGACATGTCCGTTGATATTGTTGACTGGCAGGAAATGATGCACTACATCGATGATGCGCTCGGCGTCTGCGCAGGCCTCTCGTCCTTCCCGTTGAAGCCTCCTTACCACATTCACAATTATCCAAAATTGATCTCGGCCGCAACAGGGATCGACATGGACGAGGAAGGCCTCAAGCAGGTATACCGGAGAAACCGGAGTTTCCTGAGAGCGTTCAACGTAAGGAAAGGCTTGAGAAGAGCGGACGAGAAACCACCGGAAGATCACTGGAAGAAGCGTTTCCCAGAACTCGAAGAAAAACTGCTTGATGCCTATTACAAGTTCAAGGGATGGAATAGCGACGGTATCCCCACAAAAGAGACGCTGGAGAATCTGGATCTGGGCTACGTTGCCGAAGATCTTGAAAAGAGAGGGATAATCAAAAATGGCCAAGATTAA
- a CDS encoding IclR family transcriptional regulator, with product MNRGFRRVPAIDKCFAILDLLAQSSEPMGISDISGKLSLNKSTVFNIGHTLKDLNILEHRQDGKFVFGTRFYILGSIAGKRSALIQTVHPYLEMINEKTKLSAFLGIRSDRQAILIDKVDSAYGLKVSTDVGMQMPILAGPGIKAMLSQLSDEEIDEILGRSELRRYTPYSITDREAYKETLLEARRDGIVYDKEGYVEGMIGFAVPLKTGSKDVQAAIWAVGLTHQVPESSIPELTAFLKGISEEISYRLESMVQQR from the coding sequence ATGAACCGCGGATTCAGAAGAGTTCCCGCAATCGATAAATGTTTCGCTATTCTGGATTTGCTTGCGCAGTCAAGTGAACCCATGGGCATCAGCGACATATCGGGAAAGCTTTCCCTTAACAAGAGCACGGTCTTTAACATCGGCCACACACTCAAAGACCTCAACATCCTCGAGCACAGGCAGGATGGAAAATTTGTGTTCGGTACCCGCTTTTATATATTGGGGAGCATAGCCGGAAAGCGATCGGCACTGATCCAGACCGTTCATCCCTACTTAGAAATGATCAATGAAAAAACGAAACTTTCAGCCTTCCTGGGCATCCGGTCCGATCGTCAGGCCATCCTTATAGACAAAGTGGATTCGGCCTACGGCCTCAAAGTTTCAACTGATGTAGGCATGCAGATGCCGATCCTCGCGGGCCCAGGCATCAAGGCCATGCTCTCGCAGCTCTCCGACGAGGAGATCGATGAGATCCTCGGCCGATCCGAACTCAGAAGGTATACACCCTACTCTATCACTGACAGGGAAGCCTATAAGGAAACGCTTCTGGAGGCGAGAAGAGACGGCATCGTCTACGACAAAGAGGGCTACGTCGAGGGTATGATCGGCTTTGCGGTTCCACTGAAAACAGGCTCCAAGGACGTGCAGGCCGCGATATGGGCAGTTGGCCTGACGCACCAGGTGCCGGAGTCTTCTATTCCCGAACTGACGGCCTTTCTCAAAGGCATTTCTGAAGAGATCAGTTACCGTTTAGAATCAATGGTCCAACAGAGGTGA